Genomic window (Achromobacter sp. B7):
GGAATGGGGCGCGCCCGACGCGCTGCCCCTCATCATGTGGCACGGCCTGGCTCGAACCGCCCGCGACTTCGACGACCTGGCAGAAGCGCTGGCCGGTGACTACCGCGTCATCTGCCCCGACACGATCGGCCGCGGCCTGTCGCAATGGAGCCCCGACCCGGCGGCCGAATACTGCCTGGATTTCTATGCAAGGCTGGCGCGCACGCTGGCCGATGCCTTGTCGCTTACCCGTATGCGCTGGGTCGGCACATCGATGGGCGGCGCCACCGGCATGCACGCGGCCGCCACCACCTTGCGCGACCGGATCTCGCATCTGGTGGTCAATGACATCGGACCCGAGCTGCCCAAGCCGGCCATCGAACGCATCCTGGCGTACGCGGGCAACCCGCCCGCCTTTGATACCGTCACCGAACTCGAAGCCTGGCTGCGCGTCGCCTACCAGCCCTATGGGTGGCAAAGCGATGCGCAATGGCGGCGTATGGCCGAGACGTCGGTCCGCCGGCTTCCCGATGGCCGCGTCACGCCGCATTACGACCCCGCCATCGTCGCCCAATTCCGCCATCATCCCAATGACTACGACCGCTGGAGCGGCTACGACTCGCTGCGCATGCCGGTGCTGTTGCTGCGCGGCGCGCAGTCCGACCTGTTGCTGCCGGAAGTCGCTGATGCCATGACGCAGCGCGGTCCCCGTGCAACGCGCATCGACTTCCCCGACTGTGGCCACGCCCCCGCATTGAACGTCGCGCCGCAGATCGACGCCATCCGCCAATTTCTTGCCACGCCGGATCACACGGCGAACGCTTGCGCCCGTTGATACTGATACCAGGAGACTTCCCATGAATCGCATACTGCTCGCCGCGCTGGCGGCGCTTTGCATGACCTCGACGGTCGCCGCCAAGGATTTCGTCGTCGCCCACGTGTACGACAAGACCGGGCCGCTGGAGGCCTATGCCAAACAGACGCAGAACGGCTTGATGCTGGGCCTGGAGTACGCCACGCAAGGCACGATGACCGTGGCTGGCCGCAAGATCCGCGTCATTGAAAAGGACAATCAGGGCAAGCCCGACGTTGCCCGCGCGCAGCTGGCGTCGGCCTATGCGGACGACAATGCCGACATCGCGGTGGGCCCCACGTCGTCAGGCGTCGCGTTGGCCATGCTGCCCATCGCCGAGGAATACGAAAAGATCCTGCTGGTCGAGCCCGCCGTCGCGGATTCGATCACCGGCGAAAAATGGAACAAGTACATTTTCCGCACCGGCCGCAACTCGTCGCAGGACGCCATCGCCAACGCGGTCGCGTTCGACCAGGCGGGCACATCCATCGCCATGTTGGCGCAAGACTACGCATTTGGCCGTGACGGCGTGAAGGCCTTCAAGGGTGCGCTGAAAAACGCCAAGATCGTGCACGAGGAATATCTGCCGGCCAACGCCACGGACTTCACCGCCGGCGCGCAGCGCCTGTTTGATGCGTTGAAAGACAAGCCCGGCCGCAAGATCATCTTCATCCTGTGGGCCGGCGCCGGCAACCCGTTCAAGATAGCCGACCTGGACCCCAAGCGCTTCGGCATTGAAATTGCCACGGGCGGCAACACGCTGGCCGCGATGACGCCGCTGAAGTCCCTGGCCGGCATGGAAGGCGCCACGTATTACTACTACGGCATTCCGAAGAATCCCATCAACGATTGGCTGGTTGCCGAACATCAGAAGCGCTTCGGGCAGCCGCCCGACTTCTTCACGGCCGGCGGCATGTCTTCGGGCATCGCGATCGTGGCGGCGCTGAACAAGACCGCGGGCAACGCCGACACCGACACGCTCATCAAGGCAATGGAAGGCATGAGTTTCGATACGCCCAAGGGCAAGATGACGTTCCGCCCCGAAGACCATCAGGCGATGCAGTCGATGTACCACTTCCGCATCAAGAACGATCCTTCCGTGCCGTGGGCCGTGCAGGATCTGGTCAAGGAAATCACGCCCGATCAGATGAATGTGCCCATTCAAAACAAGCGTTGAAGGCCGGTTGCCGCCATGCTGGAAACCCAATCGCTTACGATCCGCTTCGGCGGGCACGTGGCCGTCAACAACGTCAGTTGCCGCTACGAGCCGGGCACGCTGACGGCCATTGTCGGCCCCAACGGCGCGGGCAAGACAACCTACTTCAACTTGATCTCTGGCCAGCTGCGTGCCAGCGCTGGGTCGGTAAGTCTGAACGGGCGCGACCTGACGTCGCTGTCGGCCCCTGCGCGCATGCACGCGGGGTTGGGCCGTGCATTTCAGCTGACGCAGCTTTTCCCGCGCCTGTCCGTGCACGAGAACGTGCGGCTGGCGCTGCAATCGCGCCAACAAGGTCTGAGCTGGCGTCAGATTCGCTTCTGGCGAACCTGGGACGATGATCGCAAGCTGCTGGCGCGCGCCGATGTGCTGCTTGAACGTACCCGCTTGTCGGCACGCCGCGACCAGGCTGCGGCCGACCTGCCGCATGGCGATCAGCGCAAGCTGGAAATCGCCATGTTGATCGCCCTGGAGCCGCAGGTTTTCATGTTTGACGAGCCCACGGCCGGCATGAGCGTGGACGATGTACCCGTGGTGCTGGAGCTGATTCGCGAACTGAAAGCCGACCCCTCGAAAACAATCCTGCTGGTCGAGCACAAGATGGATGTGGTGCGCGAATTGGCCGACCGCATCGTCGTACTGCATAACGGCCAATTGATGGCCGATGGCGAGCCCGCCGCTGTCATCGCCTCGCCCATCGTGCAACAGGCATACCTGGGTATCGCGCCCGTGGAGAACCCCGCATGAGCGCGCCGCCGCTACTTGAATTGAAGGACGTGCACACGCACATCGGTGCGTATCAAATCCTGCACGGCGTCGATCTTGCGGTGCCCGCGTCGGCGGTAACCATGCTGCTGGGCCGCAACGGCGCGGGTAAGACCACGACGCTGCGCACCATCATGGGCTTGTGGCGCGCCTCGCAAGGCCAGGTGCGGTTTGACGGCGCGCCCGTCGGCGGGCCGGGCACCCGCACATCGCCGCCCGACATGGCGCGCATGGGCATGGCCTACGTACCCGAGAACATGGGCATCTTTGCCGACCTTTCCGTCAAGGAAAACATCTTGCTGGCCGCGCGCCAGGCCCGAACCGAGGCGCAGTTGGACACGGCGCGATTGGAATGGATCTTCGGATTCTTCCCGGCACTGAAGAAGTTCTGGCTACACCCCGCCGGCAAGCTGTCCGGAGGCCAGAAACAGATGCTTGCCGTGGCGCGCGCCATCATCGAACCGCGCCGACTGCTGCTGATCGACGAGCCCAGCAAGGGCCTGGCGCCCGCCATCATCCAGAACATGATCGACGCCTTCAT
Coding sequences:
- a CDS encoding alpha/beta fold hydrolase, with product MATEPATAARHTPVSRYVRCEGRELHYMEWGAPDALPLIMWHGLARTARDFDDLAEALAGDYRVICPDTIGRGLSQWSPDPAAEYCLDFYARLARTLADALSLTRMRWVGTSMGGATGMHAAATTLRDRISHLVVNDIGPELPKPAIERILAYAGNPPAFDTVTELEAWLRVAYQPYGWQSDAQWRRMAETSVRRLPDGRVTPHYDPAIVAQFRHHPNDYDRWSGYDSLRMPVLLLRGAQSDLLLPEVADAMTQRGPRATRIDFPDCGHAPALNVAPQIDAIRQFLATPDHTANACAR
- a CDS encoding substrate-binding domain-containing protein — translated: MNRILLAALAALCMTSTVAAKDFVVAHVYDKTGPLEAYAKQTQNGLMLGLEYATQGTMTVAGRKIRVIEKDNQGKPDVARAQLASAYADDNADIAVGPTSSGVALAMLPIAEEYEKILLVEPAVADSITGEKWNKYIFRTGRNSSQDAIANAVAFDQAGTSIAMLAQDYAFGRDGVKAFKGALKNAKIVHEEYLPANATDFTAGAQRLFDALKDKPGRKIIFILWAGAGNPFKIADLDPKRFGIEIATGGNTLAAMTPLKSLAGMEGATYYYYGIPKNPINDWLVAEHQKRFGQPPDFFTAGGMSSGIAIVAALNKTAGNADTDTLIKAMEGMSFDTPKGKMTFRPEDHQAMQSMYHFRIKNDPSVPWAVQDLVKEITPDQMNVPIQNKR
- a CDS encoding ABC transporter ATP-binding protein — its product is MLETQSLTIRFGGHVAVNNVSCRYEPGTLTAIVGPNGAGKTTYFNLISGQLRASAGSVSLNGRDLTSLSAPARMHAGLGRAFQLTQLFPRLSVHENVRLALQSRQQGLSWRQIRFWRTWDDDRKLLARADVLLERTRLSARRDQAAADLPHGDQRKLEIAMLIALEPQVFMFDEPTAGMSVDDVPVVLELIRELKADPSKTILLVEHKMDVVRELADRIVVLHNGQLMADGEPAAVIASPIVQQAYLGIAPVENPA
- a CDS encoding ABC transporter ATP-binding protein, which encodes MSAPPLLELKDVHTHIGAYQILHGVDLAVPASAVTMLLGRNGAGKTTTLRTIMGLWRASQGQVRFDGAPVGGPGTRTSPPDMARMGMAYVPENMGIFADLSVKENILLAARQARTEAQLDTARLEWIFGFFPALKKFWLHPAGKLSGGQKQMLAVARAIIEPRRLLLIDEPSKGLAPAIIQNMIDAFIELKQASTTILLVEQNFNFARRVGDHVAVMDDGRIVHAGAMQTLAQDEALQTRLLGLSLGSHQ